The Henckelia pumila isolate YLH828 chromosome 2, ASM3356847v2, whole genome shotgun sequence genome includes a window with the following:
- the LOC140884529 gene encoding bidirectional sugar transporter SWEET17-like isoform X2 translates to MVESLFILGVIGNVISVLMFLSPVKTFWRIVKNRSTEEFESLPYICTLLNSSLWTYYGIIKPGSYLVATVNGFGVVVEIIYLLLFLLFAPPFQKGKTAILCGILNVGFLAAVLCVTYLLLNGDMRINATGYMASGLNIIMYGSPLAGMKRVVTNKSVEYMPFLLSFFLFLNGGIWTFYAVLAQDWFLGLVLYAIYKNPRPSKDKGWLTQRLLPTKSDEANHNITVEP, encoded by the exons ATGGTGGAATCACTTTTCATTCTCGGCGTCATAG GGAACGTAATCTCAGTTCTCATGTTTCTTTCTCCAGT GAAGACATTTTGGAGAATAGTAAAGAACAGATCAACGGAGGAATTTGAGAGCCTCCCATACATTTGCACACTGCTGAATTCATCTCTTTGGACATACTACGGAATCATAAAGCCTGGAAGTTATCTTGTGGCCACCGTTAATGGTTTCGGGGTGGTGGTTGAGATCATATATCTCTTATTGTTTCTTTTATTTGCTCCTCCATTTCAAAAG GGTAAAACAGCAATTTTGTGTGGGATTCTTAATGTTGGATTTTTGGCAGCTGTATTATGCGTGACATATTTGCTGTTGAATGGGGACATGAGGATTAATGCGACTGGCTACATGGCCTCTGGACTAAATATTATTATGTACGGTTCTCCTCTTGCAGGCATG AAGAGGGTGGTGACGAACAAAAGCGTGGAATACATGCCCTTTCTTCTCtcgtttttccttttcttgAATGGAGGGATTTGGACTTTTTATGCCGTTCTTGCGCAGGATTGGTTTCTTGGA TTGGTGCTCTATGCAATTTACAAGAATCCAAGACCATCAAAAGATAAAGGATGGCTTACACAGCGCCTGCTTCCAACTAAGTCAGATGAAGCCAACCACAATATTACTGTTGAGCCATAA
- the LOC140884529 gene encoding bidirectional sugar transporter SWEET17-like isoform X1, whose product MVESLFILGVIGNVISVLMFLSPVKTFWRIVKNRSTEEFESLPYICTLLNSSLWTYYGIIKPGSYLVATVNGFGVVVEIIYLLLFLLFAPPFQKGKTAILCGILNVGFLAAVLCVTYLLLNGDMRINATGYMASGLNIIMYGSPLAGMKRVVTNKSVEYMPFLLSFFLFLNGGIWTFYAVLAQDWFLGVPNVIGFFLGALQLVLYAIYKNPRPSKDKGWLTQRLLPTKSDEANHNITVEP is encoded by the exons ATGGTGGAATCACTTTTCATTCTCGGCGTCATAG GGAACGTAATCTCAGTTCTCATGTTTCTTTCTCCAGT GAAGACATTTTGGAGAATAGTAAAGAACAGATCAACGGAGGAATTTGAGAGCCTCCCATACATTTGCACACTGCTGAATTCATCTCTTTGGACATACTACGGAATCATAAAGCCTGGAAGTTATCTTGTGGCCACCGTTAATGGTTTCGGGGTGGTGGTTGAGATCATATATCTCTTATTGTTTCTTTTATTTGCTCCTCCATTTCAAAAG GGTAAAACAGCAATTTTGTGTGGGATTCTTAATGTTGGATTTTTGGCAGCTGTATTATGCGTGACATATTTGCTGTTGAATGGGGACATGAGGATTAATGCGACTGGCTACATGGCCTCTGGACTAAATATTATTATGTACGGTTCTCCTCTTGCAGGCATG AAGAGGGTGGTGACGAACAAAAGCGTGGAATACATGCCCTTTCTTCTCtcgtttttccttttcttgAATGGAGGGATTTGGACTTTTTATGCCGTTCTTGCGCAGGATTGGTTTCTTGGA GTACCAAATGTGATTGGATTTTTCCTTGGAGCCTTGCAGTTGGTGCTCTATGCAATTTACAAGAATCCAAGACCATCAAAAGATAAAGGATGGCTTACACAGCGCCTGCTTCCAACTAAGTCAGATGAAGCCAACCACAATATTACTGTTGAGCCATAA